The genomic stretch GGGCAAGCAACCCGAGCAACTGGGTAATGAGAATTATCCCTGCGTCGCGCGCTTCATCCGCATCGATTTGCGGCCGAAGCGCGTCTAGGCCGTGCAAGGAGCCATCCGCTGCCACCTGTACCGCGCTGAGACTCGGAGCGTCCGCCTTGGCCAGCGTCAGTGCACGGGAAATCAGCGAGCGAAAACCGGCAACTCCCGCGAGTGTAACTAGAGGCCCGCGCAGTTTCGCACAAACACGAAAAGCGGCGAACTCCGCCGGCTCGGAGGCTTTGCCAGCAGCGCTTTCGTGAGCGAGAAGCCGTAAAGCCAACTCTCGCGTCTGTGGGGGAAGCATCGTTATCCGCTCGGTTGCCATGCAGAATGCCGCCGAAAGACTCAACGTGGAGCGTTCTCAGTCAGCGTACGCAGTCAATGTTACCCGCTTTGCGGCTGCTCGGATAGGGTGCGCACCTGCTGCGGTGGGTTCAACAATTTCGCTTACCCTGTCCAGGTTCTTGAGAGATGGCGATAGGTGAGCAATCGCATTCCCAAAAGGCTTCGCGAATTGTGGCCAGGAATGCTCTTAGACTTGTACACACTGTTTGCCGCACAACTACAGCTGTGGCGGCATTCCTGTCGATTGGATTCGGAATCATAATGATAGGGTTCTTGCCAAATTATGCCGCTTCGAATTCTGATCGCAGACGATAGCCGGGCTGTCAGGCATAGTCTGCATGGTTTGCTGGAGCAACATCCTGGTTGGGAAGTGTGCGCAGAAGCAGTGGACGGGGCAGACGCCGTCGACAAGGCTCAGGAATGTGTGCCGGACATCATTCTTTTAGACTTCTTTATGCCTGGAATGACTGGGGTCGATGCTGCGCGGGTGCTGGGACGTGTTCTTCCGTCTGTTCCGATTCTCCTGGTCACGATCTACGTCACGTCTGAGCTGGTTAAACAGGCCAAAGCTGCAGGAATCAAGGGAGCTGCTCCCAAGTCCGATACTCGGGGGATCTTGAATGGGGTCGAGGCTCTAGTGAACAAAGAGACATTTTTCGAGATCAAACCAATTGAGCCTGCAACAGATTCTTTGCTTTGATTAGGCCGCGGAGTTGCGGTCTGTCGAGTCTTCAATAGATGGCGCGGCGCGCGCTTCAGCCTTCGCCACGGGTAGCGTCACCTTCACAGAAGTGCCAGGTTCTTCCGAGACGACCTCTAACAAGCCGTCGAGCTCAAGCACCCTCTCCCGCATGCCTGCTGTGCCGACTCCCAAACCGGAGCCGCTGTGAAGAGTTTCCAATTGCCCGGGCGGGAATCCACGGCCATAGTCTCTTACGAGCAAGACGGCGTGACCATTCTCCGTCTCTAACCGAACGTCTACTTTCGAACTCCGAGAATGGCGATGCACATTAGTCAGGCTCTCCTGCAGTGCCCGGAACAAAACCATTTCAACGTCTGCCGGCAGCCGTTCGAGACGCGGGGATATTTCCAAGTTCGCCTGAATGCCGCTCCGCTTGGCGAATCCTTCCACATACCACGCCGCAGCAGGAGCCAACCCGCTCTCGTCCAGCATCGGCGGATGCAACAAGTAAGAGATGGTACGGATCTCCGCCAGGCATCTGTCCAGCAACTGGTTCGATTCTGCCAGCACCGCCTTGGCTTTCTGGGGGTCAGGCTGGTTCAACTGGGCGAGATTCATCTTGAGTGCCACCAAATACTGCCCGGCACTGTCATGCAATTCGCGAGCAATCCTGCGCCGCTCGTCGTCCTGGACGTGCTGCAAATGGCTCGATAGCCGACGTAAAGATTCGGTGCGCCGCTGCACCAGGAATTCGAGTTGATCATGCGCTCGCAGGAGAGCTTCTTCGGCCTGCTTCCGCTCGGTGATGTCGTAAAAACAATTGATTGCTCCCGCGATTTCTCCCAGTTGGTTTTTGAGCGGGCGGATGTTGACGACGACCGTGACTTGCGTACCATCGGGCCGCGCGATCAGGACTTCCGCGTCCCGAATCTCAGGTATCCTGCCGCACACGACCTCGGCCATGGGGCACTGATCGTGGGGCATGAGAGTTCCGTCGGGACGAGATAACTCGTGTGATCCGCAGAACCGCTCGTCCGTATCCCCCGGAACCGGCGTGCGGCCCCACAATTCTGCAGCGCGATCGTTGAATTCCCTGATCACACCTGCAGCATCGCAGGAGTAGACGGCAACCGGACCTAGATCAAACAAGATGCGATAGTGCTCCTCACTATCGCGAATGGCTTCTTGCGCCTTCTTGCGCTCCATCAGGTCTGCCGCCTGCCGAACCAGGATGTCGAACATCCGCAAATCGCGCTCGGAAGGCTGATGCGGCTCGCGCCAGTGGGTCGAGATCATGCCCACAATCTTCCCGCTTCGCGAAACCAGCGGCGTGGTCTGACAAGCGTGAATGCCGGTTTCGAGATACATCGCCCGGTCTTCGCTACCGGTCATGAAGTCGCAACTCTCTATATCAGGGGCGATCACGCGCTTGCCGGTACGCAAGGCAGCGCCGCAGGTCGACTTTGAGGAGTCGCTTCCCACCCATTCCCAGAATGCAGCCGCCTGCGGACTGAATCCGTGGAAAGCCAGCAGACGGAGCTCGCCTCCGCTCCCTCGCTCAGGATAAAGGATCTGCAGGCTGGCGAAATCCGATCGCATAATGGAAACCGCCCCGTTCAGGATCCTTTGGTAGAGCGATTCGACATTCTCTTCGTCAATCAGCTGCGCGCTGATGCTATGTAGAAGCTTTGTGTCGACAAGTTCTGTTTGCAGGTGCGCTTCGCTGACGCGCAGAGCTTCTTCCGAACGCTTGCGCTCGGTGATGTCGCGGGCAATTTTGGATGCCCCCACGACTCGCCCCTTCGTATCTTTTATTGGAGAAACCGTCAAAGAGATGTCGAGCAACGAACCGTCTTTGTGCCGGCGGACGGTTTCGTAATGGTCGACCGACTCACCCCGGCGAATGCGATTCAAAATCATCGGCTCGTCATCCGCGTGATCAGGAGGAATCAACATCGTGATCGGTTGTCCGATGGCTTCCTGTCGGGTATAGCCGAATATCCGTTCCGCTCCTCGATTCCAACTGGTAATGACCCCATTGAGGTCTTTACTAACGATGGCATCGTCGGAAGATGCGACAATAGCGGCAGTCTCCGCATTTTGACGTGTGCGATGGTTTTCTCGAAGCAGGGCATCGCCCAGAACTTGCAGCAACTCACCATTCACGATTAGACGACTCTGCGGCACCGGCTGCTGTTGGCGCGCAATTTCCCACAAACGTTCGAACTGGATACCGGCCTGGCGCGCCAGATGCTGAATTTCTGAGACCTGCGAGAAGTCGGCGAAGACGTATCCGCCCACCGCGGTACCCACAATCTTTCCCTCCAGTACGAGCGAGGTTCCCACGACTGACAAACCGTGAAATTGAGAAACGATGACCGCAGGCCGATCTGTTGTCTGCGCCAAACAGCGGTGTGCGCATTCAGCAAAGATGCCGGGGTCATATCCGCTCTGTTCAAATAATTGGAACAACGGAGTGGGATGGACCGCGCCCGACACGGAGCGCATTTCGCGGTCGAACAACTTGACGGTCAAGTGGGCAGCTCTGGCATATTTGTCCAGCGCTGTTTCCCATAGATCG from Terriglobales bacterium encodes the following:
- a CDS encoding response regulator transcription factor, whose product is MPLRILIADDSRAVRHSLHGLLEQHPGWEVCAEAVDGADAVDKAQECVPDIILLDFFMPGMTGVDAARVLGRVLPSVPILLVTIYVTSELVKQAKAAGIKGAAPKSDTRGILNGVEALVNKETFFEIKPIEPATDSLL
- a CDS encoding PAS domain S-box protein; translated protein: MSLSSDVLFSSDLWETALDKYARAAHLTVKLFDREMRSVSGAVHPTPLFQLFEQSGYDPGIFAECAHRCLAQTTDRPAVIVSQFHGLSVVGTSLVLEGKIVGTAVGGYVFADFSQVSEIQHLARQAGIQFERLWEIARQQQPVPQSRLIVNGELLQVLGDALLRENHRTRQNAETAAIVASSDDAIVSKDLNGVITSWNRGAERIFGYTRQEAIGQPITMLIPPDHADDEPMILNRIRRGESVDHYETVRRHKDGSLLDISLTVSPIKDTKGRVVGASKIARDITERKRSEEALRVSEAHLQTELVDTKLLHSISAQLIDEENVESLYQRILNGAVSIMRSDFASLQILYPERGSGGELRLLAFHGFSPQAAAFWEWVGSDSSKSTCGAALRTGKRVIAPDIESCDFMTGSEDRAMYLETGIHACQTTPLVSRSGKIVGMISTHWREPHQPSERDLRMFDILVRQAADLMERKKAQEAIRDSEEHYRILFDLGPVAVYSCDAAGVIREFNDRAAELWGRTPVPGDTDERFCGSHELSRPDGTLMPHDQCPMAEVVCGRIPEIRDAEVLIARPDGTQVTVVVNIRPLKNQLGEIAGAINCFYDITERKQAEEALLRAHDQLEFLVQRRTESLRRLSSHLQHVQDDERRRIARELHDSAGQYLVALKMNLAQLNQPDPQKAKAVLAESNQLLDRCLAEIRTISYLLHPPMLDESGLAPAAAWYVEGFAKRSGIQANLEISPRLERLPADVEMVLFRALQESLTNVHRHSRSSKVDVRLETENGHAVLLVRDYGRGFPPGQLETLHSGSGLGVGTAGMRERVLELDGLLEVVSEEPGTSVKVTLPVAKAEARAAPSIEDSTDRNSAA